The Mangifera indica cultivar Alphonso chromosome 12, CATAS_Mindica_2.1, whole genome shotgun sequence DNA window CTTCATTCTCCTGTCTTGTATCACACTCCCATGATATCTTTTCTGTGAGTCTTCATTTTGTACCTCCACACTGCACTTGCTTTATGACACAAGTCCTAAGCTATTACTCCCATGATTTCCTCAAAGTAGGTCTTCACTTCAGCTACGAATGACAATTGAACAAACTCCTCAAGCTCAGGGTGTTCTCCATTCTTTCCTCTGCCTCTGCCTTGAAAGTTCTAATCACATAATGCACTCCATTAGCAGCCTTTGTTTCTCATTGCATATTTGGAGTTTTTGCCCATTGAGAGTCCACGTCACCAAGgaggataaatttttttacaatcaCTTAACATATTGCAGGGAAGCATCATAAAAGCTTGAGTGGGCATCGGGGTTACAATTCACACAAGCTGGCTATAGGCTTTGACCATATAACAGGGATGTTCCCTCGATAGTTATTGTGGTGCCTCAAACAAAGGAGATCAAAAGAAACCCCGTTATTGACTTTGTTTAGCTGTTAGAGTACTGCAGCATATTGCTTATGAAAAAGTTCTAATCCTTAAAAGAGTTGTCACCAACCCTTTGGAATTCCAACACATCCATCGCACACCTCAACTCAGACACCACAACCTACTTTTTGTCAAGAACATGAGTCAATTCAGAAAAAAGCTTGGGCATCAGCATGCTTTGCTTGAAACTGCACAGTAATAGAAGGCTTCACTGCCATGTGCTGGGGATTAATAATTTCACCAGGCCTAACTTTAACCCTGTGCTGCTGTTATAAAAGGTTGATGTGATAATTAGTCGAAGGGGACATATGAGATGGACAATTGGTGTTCTCCAGGACAGGTTCTACAACAGTAGTTTTTGGTGGAGTTACACTTTAGTGATTTTCTTCTGTTTGACCATCATCATGTACATCCTCAGCTGGAGAATTTTAGTAATTGATGCCTCAGGTTGTGGTGAAGAAGTGAGTGAACCTGGAGGAGACCCATGCCCAAACTGCTCCACAAAGGCGGTCTTTAAAATCAGCTGATTTCATCAAATGGTGCCCTCGATCCCGATATAACACACCAGCCACACAAGAGCCAACTGATTCAGATTTTTCATCATGAACAAGGGGCAACTTTCAACAAAAACCATTGACAAGGGCAACTATTTTGAGAACCAAcggatttttcaactttagaATCTGAATAAGGTAATGGAAGGTAAACTTTTATTTACTAGAACACGAAACTGCCTCAAAATTTCAGCACTCTCAACCAATGTTttcagttttgttaatttttgccCATCACTCTTGAGAGCTAGATTTGGAGGACCCACTTTTTCACATGTATTCCGGCAATATATTCCTGACCAGTGGCATTTGACGCAGCGAAAGAAGGAGATTTTGATGGCTCTAGCCCCAATAGGTTACCACTTGTCCAGAATGTAACTGATAGAACACCAGAAAATTCAGCATGAGATTGTAGAGATTCACTAAAATTACTTATGACTTTATCACCAGATTGATCCCAAGAATGCAAGAGGATGATGGATCACTTATAACAGACTCTGCTTGTGGACCATCAATGACAACTGATTTTACTTGACAAGCATCCCCGACAACTAAATCTGCTTGAAGACCATCAATGGAAACTGATTCTTCTCGTGTGAGTGAAGGATAATTTAGTTGAGCAAATTAAGGGTGGTTGTGTAGGGGGATTGCCAGAAGGAAGTGTCGATGTGTTATTGAAGAGTTGAATTGATGATTGTGGGGTTGAAATTGCAGTGTTGTTTGGCTGTAAGATTGTGGGTGGTAGATTGTTTTTGGCAGTGGTCAGTAAGATTGTAGGGGATTTGTTGGTGGTCTATTGATTGGTGTTGTTGATGTCCTTTCGGGTTTTCAGTTTTGGCAACCAGTATTTCATCAAGTGTTGGAATTTTTTATAACTTCCTGTACATAATCCGAAACTGTTTGTTGCGTTCATCACGTTCTACTTGTCATAGTTCCCTCAAGTTGTTAACTTCCTTCTCTAGTGTGTCAAATCAGTTTTCCATTCAGGTAATAACCATGGTGCGATGAGGGTCTGTGGACCTGTCTACTCCAATACAACTTTTTACGAATCTAGATAGTACAGTTGTCACTTATTGTTTGTAAAGAAACAATTCTGAAATTTGTATTgaatgtaatgaattttattgatgGAAAGAATAAATATTACAATCAAGAACTTAATATCTCCAACGCCCCACCAAGAGACCTGCCGGAATACAAGGCTACACAGAAATTAGATTTTCCAATCCTCTCCTAATCCACCTCAAATActaatatttattgaattaaaaatcaaacCCCTATTATACTCATAATCCTAatcctaatattatttatttaatttaaatcttaattgGACTCCTAATATACTAATTCctaataaactaatattattaatcGATAATAGTAATTAAATTGTTAATTCTAATTTTGCCAAATTCCTAAATTACCTGGGGCCTGACATATCATTACTCACCATTAGCATCCTATACAAGCAACTAAAGCATCAAGGTTTGAGGCAACTGCAACAGCAAACACAATGTACAACTTGGAGAAATCAAGAAATTAATAAGATGAGCAGGATACATACCGTCTGTATTGGTTCAGCAAGCACCTCCCATGCCTGGTTTAAGTCTTCACTCAAGCAAGCTTCGTTAACCTAGGatgcaaaagaaataaaatcaaagaacacaaagaaaacattaaaaaacatgTGAAATGTAAAAGCAATCTAAACTTTATATTCAACCAATAAATACTTGTTAAGTTTGAAATATGTCAGGAATATCAATTGCTTTGCATGTAATAGCAAGGTGCCGAGTACTGTAAATCCAGTAAAAATATGCTTACGCCAACTGaccaatcaaaataacatttgCATTATATTGCATACCTGAAGTTTTCCTATTCCTTGTAATGCACTTTTATAGGCAAGAAGGGAATGTCCCAGTCCTCCACCCATATTCCTCAAAGCAGTTGAATCAGTCAAGTCGCGCTGCAAATACAGAGCATCCATATTGCCAAACATAAGATACATCATTCATTAGTTATAAACTAGAAAGTGAATAACTTCAAAATAGCCACTTAAGACTTAGCCCTTGGGCTTTGTTATACAAAAAATGTTTTGGCATATTCAATTATGCAACCTCTGAATGTTCTCTGGACATTTGTGGTGAAGTAAAAATGGATTAGATCTTACCTGCCAACGCGAGATAGGCAACTTCATGCTTAAAAATGATAGATCTTCATTAGCCTTGCCAAGATTACCTTCACTATTTTCAAAATCTATAGGATTAACTTTGTGAGGCATTGTCGAAGACCCAATCTCACCAGCCTTAGTTATCTGTCCAAATTTTCAGAAGGaaattatttacttttcttGTACAAGGGGAAAAATCCACCTAAACCAGCCCTTCAGTCACAAAGCTTACCTGCTTAAAGTAGGCTAAAGATATGTAGCCCCACATATCtctatcaaaatcaatcaaaatattgttgaatctgataaaagcaaaaaaaagtTTTGCCATGTAATCATGAGTCTCAATCTGCAAATATTTAACAAGTGGCTTTTAATCTTGTAAGCAATAGATTGCtcaagaagggaaaaaaaaaagaagtgcaaaaaataaaaatacctggGTAACATAGGGATTAAAAGTCAGTCCAAGAGAATTCACAAACTCTTCTGCAATTTGAGGCCAGTTCACATCAGGATATGCAGAGAGATGTGCATTGTAATTCCCAACTGCACCAGCAAACTTCCCCATAATCTCAACTTGAgaaatttctttcctttctctgCTTAACCTAACAGCAAAAACTGACATTTCCTTTCCCAAAGTTGTTGGAGAAGCTGTCTGCTGGTTAGCAGTGAAAAAGTTATTTCTTCGAAAGAAAAAagttgtaaaatatatatataaaacaactcTATTAGATAAATTATTCGAACAAGCCCACAAACCTTTGCACAACAGAATGCATACACAGATGTAAATCATCGAGTACAATTCTCAGACAGTAAAGCATGAATATACCATTTCCCTCTATGATTTGTTACAAAGTTGCACTTGAATGACAAATTACAAGCAAGTAATAACTCTATTACCTGACCATGTGTACGAGAAAGCATGGGGACGTGTGCATTATCCTTAGCAATGTTACATAATGCCTTTATCAATTGATCCATTACTGGAAACATGACTTGGTTTATTGATTCTTTTAGCATCAATGCATGGGCAAGATTGTTGATGTCCTCCGATGTGCAAGCAAAATGAAAGAACTCAAGAACCTGTAATATAAGAGGAGGGAAAGAAATTATGGTGATCCTAAGATTTCAATACGATTAAAGCAGTGGACACAAACTATTtctagaaagagaaaaaaaatataattccaGCATCTAAAGAAACAGAGAGAAAAACCTTACCTTAGCAATCTCTGGATGGGATTGACATTTCTGCTTCAAGAAATATTCCACTGCCTTCACATCATGGTTTGTGACTTTCTCAATGTTTTTGACTTCCAAGGCGTCATCCATGCTAAACCCATCAATGACTCCTTGCAAATAAGACTGAGCTTCTTCACTGAAGCTAGGAACCTCAGTAACTTCAGGGATTTGGGAAAGCTTCAGCAACCATTTAGTCTAGCAGGGAGCATAAGAATTAAAAATCCCTTCAAAAAATGTATCATTGCATTAAGATGCAAGTGAATGGATTACAATACAATAAGACTTGAATCTTGGCAGTGGTTACTGTAGATATTAGCACTAGGCAGCAGAAACAAAAAATGATCAGAGCATTCTAAATAATCAATGGTTTGCCCAAAAAAAGCTCTATATCATTGCTCATATCATGATACATTTGTTGATTTATTGCCAGATTACTCCAACTAGTTTCAGGTCCTGGccatattttaacaaaattgaacTTTACAAAAACATTTGTGAGTTGAATAATTACATGCAGGTATTAAAAACGGTTCTCATTCATACACGACAGAAATAACAGCTTTTATTCAAGTAACACTGATAATGTTTCCTGAACATACAATTGCATTGCCTGCTTGTCTTCTGAAAGACGTTCAAACGAACCAAATAATTCAGACAAGAAGTAAGGTACCTCAACTAGAACCCGAAAGAAGATAAGCCCATATTCACTCATGTAAGGAGCCAAGTCCTTAACTTTACCCCAATATCGGCCGTCCAATGGAGACAATGCAGTTAAACTTGATAGCTCAAACTGGTGAGAATCATCTCTGCTCATCTTCATCACCTAAAAACATCAGATTCCAGAAGAACCCCATTGTAAAGctgaaaatttacaaaaaaatcacagaaaacaatttaaaatgtaCAAAACCCACATCCAAAACTATGGAAACCTCTCCAAGTTCTTCCCCCAAGAAGAAGTAGACTTCATTCAAAAAATGTTTTTGGCTCATAAAGTAGC harbors:
- the LOC123192538 gene encoding adenylosuccinate lyase-like is translated as MELGASSRVLSCSEVNLFSPVSTTRRRNYHNPINAASFNIHLFHQQQFSNASIILSKSFLRREYTQKRVMKMSRDDSHQFELSSLTALSPLDGRYWGKVKDLAPYMSEYGLIFFRVLVETKWLLKLSQIPEVTEVPSFSEEAQSYLQGVIDGFSMDDALEVKNIEKVTNHDVKAVEYFLKQKCQSHPEIAKVLEFFHFACTSEDINNLAHALMLKESINQVMFPVMDQLIKALCNIAKDNAHVPMLSRTHGQTASPTTLGKEMSVFAVRLSRERKEISQVEIMGKFAGAVGNYNAHLSAYPDVNWPQIAEEFVNSLGLTFNPYVTQIETHDYMAKLFFAFIRFNNILIDFDRDMWGYISLAYFKQITKAGEIGSSTMPHKVNPIDFENSEGNLGKANEDLSFLSMKLPISRWQRDLTDSTALRNMGGGLGHSLLAYKSALQGIGKLQVNEACLSEDLNQAWEVLAEPIQTVMRRYGVPEPYEKLKELTRGKAVTRERIREFILGLELPEEAKASLLNLTPHTYVGAAVDLARNVDATVNLVNGTKVLEPCS